The Nitrospinaceae bacterium genome has a segment encoding these proteins:
- a CDS encoding DsbA family protein, with the protein MITLTRALSILLAAAMSAAILITPAGAAELKKTAPDLDKERIEKLIESYILRHPEVILKSVKDHQARQKAAQAAQAKKNLKIFSKQLTRNPGSPVGGNPKGDVTVVEFFDYHCSYCRKSFPALMEIEKTDPKVRIVFKEFPILGPGSVFAARVALAAKAQGKYLEIHKAMMSGKAKTDEAGLMSLAKSLGMDLIKLRQDMNSPDIRKELINNQELGQVLGITGTPAFIIGDELITGGMNTQGLRELIQRARKGHPGLRLQGG; encoded by the coding sequence TTGATAACTTTGACCCGGGCCTTATCAATACTGCTTGCCGCTGCCATGTCCGCAGCCATCCTCATCACCCCCGCCGGGGCAGCCGAGCTGAAAAAAACAGCGCCCGATCTCGACAAGGAGCGGATCGAAAAATTGATCGAGAGCTACATTCTCCGCCACCCTGAAGTCATCCTTAAATCTGTTAAGGATCACCAGGCTCGCCAGAAAGCAGCACAGGCCGCGCAGGCGAAAAAGAACCTTAAGATTTTCAGCAAACAACTCACCCGAAACCCCGGCTCCCCTGTCGGGGGAAACCCCAAGGGTGATGTTACCGTTGTCGAATTCTTCGATTACCATTGCTCCTACTGCCGCAAGTCGTTCCCGGCGCTGATGGAGATAGAAAAAACCGATCCGAAGGTGCGGATCGTATTCAAAGAATTTCCCATCCTTGGGCCGGGCTCGGTTTTTGCGGCACGCGTAGCACTGGCCGCAAAGGCGCAAGGAAAATACCTCGAAATTCACAAGGCTATGATGAGCGGCAAGGCCAAAACAGACGAGGCAGGCCTCATGTCACTCGCCAAATCTCTGGGAATGGACCTAATAAAACTCCGGCAGGATATGAATTCTCCCGACATCAGGAAAGAACTTATTAACAACCAGGAGCTGGGCCAGGTGCTGGGCATCACCGGAACGCCCGCCTTTATTATCGGAGACGAGCTCATCACTGGTGGAATGAACACACAGGGGCTGCGCGAGCTAATCCAAAGGGCCCGCAAGGGCCACCCGGGGCTCCGGCTCCAAGGCGGCTAG
- a CDS encoding PAC2 family protein, translating into MENIHIDEFPELRNPLFVLAFEGWNDAAQSATIAAKFLVSRYEGKRFAWFESDDFFQFSEQRPQVRLDIDGDRQITWPENEFYYCQHPDLSRDLVVCTGVEPQLKWKSFGRDVAELAKRCGVELVVTMGGLLAGNSHEDPLELVCLATESRLSELAELPVTKYEGPTGIVGVIHTQMQNEHVPAVSLWVNIPQNIASLPNPKGALSLLDRLGAVSEIKMDLTELEDSAVRFDSEVEEAIKKEPGISRFLSQMGTAGGMGEDEEDEEEFQEEDISGEDLPSGEELADEIESFFRRRNGDKSD; encoded by the coding sequence ATGGAAAATATTCATATCGATGAATTTCCGGAACTTCGGAATCCGCTTTTTGTTCTTGCCTTTGAGGGTTGGAACGATGCGGCGCAATCGGCCACCATCGCCGCCAAGTTTCTCGTAAGCCGATACGAGGGCAAACGATTCGCATGGTTTGAGTCCGATGATTTTTTTCAGTTCTCAGAGCAGCGACCACAGGTGCGTCTCGACATCGATGGCGATCGGCAGATTACGTGGCCCGAAAATGAATTTTATTATTGTCAGCATCCGGATCTATCGAGAGATTTGGTTGTCTGCACTGGCGTTGAGCCTCAACTGAAATGGAAATCCTTTGGCCGAGATGTCGCAGAGTTGGCAAAACGATGCGGCGTTGAATTGGTGGTGACAATGGGTGGTCTTCTGGCGGGAAATTCTCACGAAGATCCGTTGGAGTTAGTGTGTCTTGCGACCGAATCCAGATTGTCAGAGCTGGCGGAGCTTCCTGTGACTAAATATGAAGGTCCCACAGGCATCGTCGGTGTGATTCATACCCAGATGCAAAATGAGCATGTCCCGGCTGTGAGCCTTTGGGTAAATATTCCCCAGAACATTGCATCGCTCCCCAACCCGAAGGGAGCTCTTTCCCTGCTAGATCGTCTCGGTGCTGTCAGCGAGATAAAGATGGACCTTACCGAACTGGAAGATTCGGCGGTGCGATTCGATTCGGAGGTGGAGGAAGCGATTAAAAAAGAACCAGGCATTTCGCGCTTTCTCTCCCAGATGGGGACAGCCGGCGGTATGGGCGAGGATGAGGAGGATGAGGAAGAGTTCCAAGAAGAAGATATTTCAGGCGAGGATTTGCCTTCTGGAGAAGAACTCGCCGATGAGATCGAATCTTTCTTTCGTCGCCGCAACGGCGACAAATCCGACTGA